agaaaaagaatcccagaataaaaaaaggaaaaactgctaaaaaaggaaatagaatggAGAAGGCtaacaaagaaataacaaaaattcaaattaataatccagcaaaaaatcaaaataataattcaattttAAGTAGCTATGACTGTAGACTGAAAGAACCCACTGAgtatacaattaaaataaaaaatagaaataaacaacttCCACACAAAAGCATATTATTgagaaatttcagaagaaaggaataaaataagaaataagctaaaaaaatttgaaagtaattttaaaaatgtcaccaAGGATATCATATAAATACTGTTACACTTGTAAGTACattgaaggaagaagaaaatgaaataatatcttataaaatgcatttttcaaccaataatatcttataaaatgtattttttcaacaAGAGAGCAAAATAGAAAACCTCTTAAAGATAATTCAAAGACTCAAAAATATATGTCCCACGAACTAATTCTAGGAGGTCACTAAGTTCTGAAAGAAGCAAGTAATGGTACACAAAacctataaaaaattaaaatacggAATCCATGTAGGatttataacacacacacaaaaaaaaacagcaaaagaaatcctGTGTAATTGAGCACTTTATCTAGAGTGCAGTTAATCCAGATTTGAAATAGAGACCAAAGGGCTTTAGTAGAGAGGTCATCATGTGATCATGACAGCACGTTAgggagaaaatgggaaagaagaatggaaagctATGGCCATTGTTTTCTTACtaataatgataagaaaacaacTTATACTATCTAAAATGAATAACTCAAAAAATAGCAGTATAAGCGTATTATTTTGAAACATAGAGGTAGTAAAGAAAGAGCTTGAAGAGTTGAGAGCATTTGCCAGTGCAAGACTaagagaggaggatgggcaaccAAGAAACCATTGCCCTTAATTAGGTCTTCCTGTACTATTTTTAAATCAACTCTATTGAGGTGTGGcttacatacaataaaatcactgctttgaagtatataatttgatgaattttgacaaatgaatattCCTTTGTAACTACCTCCCCAATtaagatttagaatattttcatcacttcaaaagTTCGCTAATATTCCTTTCCAACTAATGCTCCCACACTCCCACCTCACCAGAGCAGCCATGGGTCTGATTTACATCACCGTAGATTATTTTTTAGCAACTCATATAAACGTAATTCTTTAATATGAACTTTTCTTCATCTGACctcactcagaataatgtttttgcaTTTATCCAGGTTATGTGtataagtatttcattctttttcattgctgagtagacCCTTATATGACTAAACCACAATTTAtcaatccattcatctgttgattaATATTTAGATTGCTTacaattttgagttattttaaacaaaatgtctACAAACATTTGTGTATGTGCCTtttgtggacatacgttttcatttctcttgctgaAATGTTTAACAATGGAATTGCTGGGGATGTGTGCTAGTACATTGGCTCCaaatccttaccaacacttgtttctgtcagtcttttcaaattttaaccATGTTAGAGTGTGTGTAAtaaaaattcacttaattttcatttttctaattatttcctatttggttaatttttattttcaaactaggtgaataggaaaaaaaaaaaacaccagcaatatgaatagctaatatttggcatttagcatattttaaatctcatttttctccttataataataaaatcacaaaCAACAGTTACCTCATCTATATAATACTTTGGATCTTTTCACCTTCTATTGTGTCGTCTTTCTTATTTTACTCAATAAGACTATTTCCCTGAGAAGAGATTGAGCATAGATAAAACTGCATTTGTTCATCATGATTCATTGAAGGTCTATGGGTTTCAGAAAAATGTAACCTTTAGCCCCAGTAATCAGAAGCAGTAGAAGTTGACTGAACAAAGTTAATACTTACCACCATTTTTAGAAGGTAGACTGGGAATAAGTgctattttttggttttgctctTCTCTGGTAAAAAATACTATGACAAAAATAATGGTAGTATTAGTACTATTTaggataaaattattaaaacaatgtaaaaattcAGTCTTGATAACAAGTTAATGAAATATAGTGCTGATATACTTTTTGTAACAACAAATTACTTTCTCGATCACTTACAGTTTGCAAGCAAGACACCCACTGTTGTCATCAAGATTATACACAAGACCCCTAGACTCCCAGTTGTTGCTTGCCATGCTATAGATAGGTAGTCAGAcactaaagaaaacagaaacaatgatTAAGTTTTATCATTTCCTAGAAGTCATCAAATATGAAACTTAAAACCGTTATATCTCACTCTCCGAGGGcaactatatatttttctaatttttaatgtgtttgtcCTGAATAAAATTACCCCTTAGCCACAATGAGAACACCAGTTCTTCGATACCCAAATTTCCTTCCTCACTATAGCTCCTTTTTGACCTCGTTTCTCCCCTATCTCATTTGAGGCCCAAGGTATGACACCTTAACCACTCTCACCAGCATCTTCCAGCATCCTTTGCCTAGTGTTCTACAAATTAACACTGTGCAATCCTAAAATGTACTCTCTTTGCTGTcaaacttggaaattaaatacaCCTAGGAAAAAACTtatcatgcaaataaaaatattgaattctaAATTCCATGTGAATATTAATATTCTTATATTAATCACTCAATTTTTTAGTCAAGGGGAAATgactaaatgcatttttttccttgttgaggTAAGAAATAATTGTCATAAATTTTACCAAAGAAATGTGGGAATATTTACCAAATTTTAACCTAAACATATGAGACAAGGAAATGCTGCTATAAAAAAGTGATATTGGATTGAACATTGCAGGAAAATAAGAACTAATTATTTCTTGAAGTATGATTCCCTTAATTTGTTCACCCCATAactgcatatatatacacattactattcatatattcatatctTGTCATTACCTTCTTTTCGTTTCAGAGGATGAGCAATTTGTCCAAGTCTAAACCTTTCTTATGGCCCCTTTATTCCACAACACCCTGTCTCCTCTAGGACATTTATTCTCTAAGAGGAGATTTCTCTTCCTTGCCAGTAACTTCATCATCTTTTTCTATAAACTTTGCCAGATTAGTCTAAACACGTACTGAAATCTCTCAAAATTTAATATAATCCCTTGTGTTGATTCaggtctttcattttttattgccaTTTCTCTTATGTGTTTTTTTCAGCCATAATTGTGAAAATACTTTCTGAACTCGTTTTATTCCTAAATGCAAGCTAAAGTGCTTTCAACCCCTTAACTCTTAGTTGCAGCTTATATGCTTTTCTCCTTAATCAAATAAAAACTCCAATTGCTAAATCCAAGGAAATGATTTCCCATATGCACTTTACTAGACCACTATTCTTAATTTGAcacagtttattttctctttctttccggTCATGTATTCACATGTACCTTCCTTGGGTCTTCCTCTGCTCAAGTCTTccattctgcttttctctgtgtaAGACTTTACGCACATTATCTCTACCTGCAATCTTAGCTACTCATTTAAGTCTTTCACAACATTTTCTAACCTCTCCCTGGAGCTCCAGCCTCTAAAATCTGATATCATTATGAACATTTTCCTCTGAACTATAAGACAATTCAAATGCCATATTTGATCTGACTTTTACTAAGTTAATCACTATTTTTCTTAATAGTGGGTAAGATGACTAATTTCCTAATCACTTAGTCTAGGAAACTTATTACAATATTATGCTCATTTCACAACTTTACCTCCTGTATCCAGTTAATCATGAAGTGTTAAAGGTTTTACCTCcaaaatatctgttttttaaataatctgtctTTGTTCTAACaaattcttttagttctttgaatataagtggttatttctccttcatttttgtagGTCTCAAACTCCAAAGCAGGCCCAcaggaaaattccaaaaatatttgtaggACTGAATAGGACTAAACTGGATTGAAGGCTAACATcaagaactattttttaaattaaaaataacatgaagaaGAAGCAATAGAATGTGTGCAATCTGCATAGTTCTCCCAAGTAACGCAATTCTGTTGGAGTTTGGATCAACGATattttggaggaaataaaaatattgaaggaCTATTTCAGAGACAAACTATTCATGGCAATATCCTAAAAGAGTTGAGGAGAGTGTTGAAGATAGGAAATTAGTGTAATGTGGCAATTTTATAATGGTTTTGAGAGAAGCAATCTTCTAAACCCAAGAATCAGGATCCAGCTAATAACAAGAATACATATAttactgtaccttttctttttttcctagcaaACCTTCTTTCGTGCTGTAGATGAGAAGAGGTAAATTTCAGTTCCATGAACTTTGCTTGCTCTTCACTTGATACGACATTGCTCTGGTCTGTCTTGGGTATTCTTTGCTTCTGTTGAGACATGGGAAATTTCAATTCTGTGTATGTTACCTCTTGCTTGTTTGCAACatctttgttttgcttatttttaagcatcttttttccagaaaagacaAGTTGCTTCAGTTCAGTCTTGATAACTTGCTgtgtttctctttaatttctaagCAATAGAAATGTAAGGAAAAGAGTTAAGTGATCATTGTCCCAGATCAGACAGTGAATAATGCACTCAATCTGATGCACAAGCAAACATTTAGGTATAGTATTGATGAGGCAAAAAAGGTAATAAATGTGGGTCTAAATCACTCTCCTAACTTCTCAGTGTTCCTTATTCAGAAGAATAAATTTACCCTCCTTTGATAaggttaaatatttcatttcctcttgaATTAGCTTTGAAAGGAGTGGATTaagtatatacatttttcatTCTCAGCGTTCTCTGTATAATTAATAAGGTCAATAATGTGTGGGCAGTGATTAAAACACAACTGCATTGATGaagaattgaaaatttaaatttgatatcAATGCTCTATATTTCAAACGAGGTTGATATAAAACATTATATGACTGAAATAATTTATTGTTCAGTGGATTCTGTTACTAGCAGAGAGAAAATTCATCTCTTTCAGGTACTAGGTACATTCTACATTTGCAATCTGCCAGCCTGCCACCTTTTTTCTACCTAATCAGACCATTTTTacttttacacacacactcacacagagagGCACACACATACGGACCATCTAAGTTAATGAGACAATGCCAATGAACcaccaaaaatgaataaagaaaataaaaaagaaatttctaaaattcaatttattaaattttcgatcttattattatataaagaaaGACAAGTTAAAAGAATAGACAATTTTCACCTATGAGAACATTACataatttaaacaatttatattttttgaattggCAAATGATTGTAAGCACTAACTTATTTATCAATActtattaaaacacaaaatattcaGGCTTTTTACTAGTAATTCAATTTTAAACAACTTAcgttacaaaattttttaaaatattcaaagttaTGCAGcagaagtattttgtttttattttgtatgagtTGGattagaagaacaaaaaaatgaacaaagaaaatgttatCAACAGAAGTGTTCACAGTTAAGGGAGTTGTTAAATAAGTTGTGACACATCTACACCCAAAAACACCACTAACTGTTTAATATGGCAAATATTCTTGATAGGCAAAGTAAAATAATAGATTTATAATATGTTATGTTTGCAATAGTTACTCATACGTAGAGTTTTGGCAGATTTAcattactttctattttattgaaaattaaagaacataTGTTAAAAGCTACTTAAAGGTAAAATCTTGAgtacttcaaaatattaaatagaaaatatttctattttctattaaattaatattaaaatattagataGAAAAGGTCTATATCCATGATTATTTCCTAAGAGTAaacttccaaaaattaaaaaaaaaaccctgagataaattttttttaaattaaggacaTTTTTATACTTCCTCAACttgttttctgaaagtttttgccACTTCATATATATCCCCCAGCTGAAATGGTAGTTGATTTAAGGGTATATAGGGAGTGTAAGGATGTTGCTGCTTAAGTATTTAagaattaaactattttttttggaccagagaaggaaggaaaatagtaTTGTTACTGAGAATAAATAATGGAATAAGTATGGTCTAAGGAAAGTTTAAAAGTGATAGAATCAGATGAAAATTGACTTAGATCACTAATTTCACAACACATACTCAAACAAATTTTACACAAaccaaaatgttaattgtaaaccatgaaacaataaaactaacaaagaattaaagaaaatatgagtaGATAATTATAACTTTCGTGTCACACATAGATGAGGAAAAGAGTTATGTTGAGTTACAGGCATCATTTTATTGATAATGCAAAGATTTTTTATTaccaataagcacattaaaagacgTTCATTTCGTCACTAATGATAGAAATACAAACTAACAAATTATTCATGTACATTTTCACCCATAAAATCAGTAAATGTTTATAAACTAAATGTAATGACAGAGTTGGACAATGTGCaagaaaacagacattcatttACACTGGCTTCTGCTTAAtctaaatttttcctttctggaaagtaGTTTGTCAGTAGGTATCAAAACCAAATAATGAATATACCTACTGATGCAACACTTCAAAGTAATGAAAAAATGATGACttattcaataaaataacttgAGAAAGGAGGCTAGgtagtcagaaaaataaaataagaaaattttgagcaaagaaagaaaacaaaatagaagaggtAGCTGGAATCATACCTCACActattgtttataaaatgaacatgtaccacatttttacagaaatggcTTTTTCTCAAActattattaaatacattttgagttaatagttgaaattaatataaaaaatgacatacacttttaacattttgagagaagaaaataagcagaAGCGATCATACTCACCGACTTgaagaataaatttgaaaataaatttgtaggTAAATAGGTATGAAACAATGTAAAATTCTTCCCGActagaattaataaaattatatagtaGATAATCTGATGTAAAAACCTCCAAGAAAGAGTTTAGGTTAAAAACAATCTAATAATGActtatggtattttgttaatCAAATTGTGTGTGCAAAACTGCAAAGGAAGTTCTCACATAACTGCTGGTTTGTAGTTTGACTTCCCCACAAAATACCTACAAGGGAGTGAAAATCTTGCTTTAGCATGCCGTGACCTTTGGTACTTTGAAAGCTATTTCATAAATTATAGACCCTTCAATTTAACATGTATGAGAAAGATACTAAATTTAAAGACTGCTTAATGAGAATACCCCTATAACTAGTCTGAGGgcttacaggaaaagaaaaataaaccaaattgcATGTTGTATTTCAGGTTACATGGAACAAGAGTACCATAGGATACATGGAAAAGCAGGTAGATTTTTCAgaacagaaattatatttttgactttcttggttaaattataataaatgattCCCAGAGATAGTTGATATTGCACCTCATAGCGTGGTGACTATACTTTGCATATTATAGcatataatatagtataatacAGTCTGGTATCTTATAATAAATTACTATATAATTTGAAAGACTTCAAAGGTCACTAGCCCATAGATATAAAAGAAATTATCTTATTATAAATTTCCAAATTCATCTCTCTTGTTAGTTTCTATCTGTTGACTCAGAACATCGTACTGATATCATTCTCCTCAagcctctttcatttatttatgaatctcattaaagtttattttccttcttctcagtgTTGCCTACATCTTCCCAGGCATCCTCTTTATTCACCAGTGATGATGAATCACAGCCTTCCAATCCATCAATGGCCATGTGCATGATCCTTCTAAGGCTTGCTCACTCAGTCTTCTTGCCTCTTCATCTCCAAGTGActtcactctgcttcagccaacCACTCTCATAGGAACACTTTGGTCTTTGTCATACCTTTAAATGTTTCATCTCAAAAATGTCTTATTGAAGTCTCCCATCCTTCACAAACACCCTTATCTTTCTAGCTTGCTTGTTCATCTCTTTCcaacatgaaatattttatcccattagCATCACCAGTCCTGTCTCTAACTCTACTTTGTTCTAATATATCAgtattcttcttccttctcttttctccatgtccAACTTGATTCCATAATATGTTGCACTTCTGCTAACGCAATAATTCCCTTGAACTTATTTTGGTCCCATTTGATCAACAAAATTACTACCCTATATGTGAAATTAATTATCTGTTTCTGTCAATGCCTGAGAAGCCAAGTGCTTTTAGAATAAGTcagatttattgaaatataagtTCACTGTCAGTAACATGAAATTGTTTTAGTGCTGTTAGGATTCCTGTTACTTTTTTCAGGTCACCACAATTTCGCATTCTCTAAAGTTAATCTTATCACACATTTGCCATTCTTAAAAAATCTCTAACTCTTCCACATCCCTTGTTATTCTCAGAAGATGATCTATATCACAGATAAAAAAAAGCCACCAGATTGTCAGACTGAAAATCTGTCAGATTTCTTTCTATATACACATgcattttatattctcttctgTTCACAAGACATcgtcttcttcctcttcaataaGGCCAATTTTGTCTATATTTGGATCTGTCCACTCCTGTCACCCAAGAATCATACACTATTCAtcattcctctttccttttgcctATACAATGTTTTCTTAGTAGTATCCCTGGCACCAGCTTACAATTACATAGAATTTTTAACCTCATTAGATTTCAAATCCCAATATACCTACTATAGTTGAACAAAATACTAACCATAAGTAATATACATAAGGGATGGaaacatgaaaatgtatttttaatcttagaGAAAGGccaagaaatatagaaaataaagacaaattttaaaaataacatatctgcctagacaaaaggaaaacaaaatatttataatttatataacacTGCGATGTATAGTCACATATATTAAGAGCAGGTACAGATTGATAAGAAAAAGATAGCTAACTTTCACAAATGAGCAAAAAGTCTGAATAGACATTTAATACATCCACATGTACAGatcaattaaaaatgtgaaaagatgctaaatTCTCACTgataataaatgaaatggaatttaaataaaccaaatatCACTGATATTGGCCATCATATTGGCAAAAGTTAATGAGCTCCTATACTAGAAAAGAGACATCCTAAGATTGGCAAATGTGTTCTTTAGAGGTTATTTAGAAAGGTTGAAGCATACAAACTTACAGATTTGTTCTGCGTATAAATTTCTTGGAGTAAATAATAAGGTAATAATTCTGGGGAGATAAAAGTCCATAAAAATTTTTCAGGCATCACTAACTgtcttttcaaaaggaaatgtttaaatatatattacatttcaGAGAACACTGCAGTCATTTCAAACAATAAGGACAATGTATATTTCATGAGATTGAAAGAATTccactatttatatttttaacgaAAAGCCCTTTGTTTAACAATATAGCTCATTCTGTGTTAGTGAGAGAGATATGATCATGCTTTCGgggcaaaaaagaaaaccctttatttcttaaaatatgaaaaatagatgTTCTAAATATGTTATAATATGTAACTTATactatatatgttatattatgagacatatatataaaacatatgatGGAGTCTAATAGTAATATAATCACTTTCTTCCTAGAATGGTTAATCAGGAGTCTTTCCCACCATAGAAAACACCAGTTCAGCTTTTAAACAACaagtttgctattttttatttccagttgtCTCAGAAATGGagccaaaaaagataagaaatactactttaaaaaataatggggaCTATCCATGGCAAAAGAGAGCAAGAGCCGGGACTGGGAGAGAGGTCAGGATGGGGGAGTGGGGACGAGCAAGGGAGGAGGATTGCTTGCAGACAGAAAAGGGACCGCGGGAACTGGAGTCTACGATTAGCAGCTTGGGAGTGATGATCTCATCCAGCCACATTATGATCTGTAGCAGCAactgccctcccctcttccactTCTCTTCCTCAGCTGGTCAATAGGGACTAAGCAGGGTGGAACCCAGTGCTGAGGTGTCCCCTCTGTGGGTGAAATCTGAAGGAGTTGTGTTGCTGTAGGCAGCAGggataggaaagaaaaatgcttgGATTGAAGAGATGAGTACTATTTCCACTAAAGGCCTAGAATTGCCTCCCATACAAAAAGGCTTAATCAAGAAACATGCAAATATCCTAAAAGAAAGCATCAAAttgattttcaggttttttttttttctttgaggaagattagccttgagctaacatttgctgccaatcctcctctttttttctgaggaagactggccctgagctaacatccatgcccatcttcctctatttcatgtgggacacctgctacagcatggcgtgataaGCATgggcaggtccacacctgggatcctaaccagcaaatccgggctgccaaagcggaatgtgggaacttaactgctgcaccaccaccgggctggccctgattttcagatttttacaTGACCTGTGACTTAATAGTGTACAGGGAAATTCTATCTATGCTAAGTCTTACATTACAACTTCAGGTTGACCAGCATTCTGACTGGGTTTCTCAATGTAATCAAATGACAATTCTGTTAACCCAAAGGACCTGAAGCTGTTGTATCCAGGTGCATGTTACAAAATCATAACAACTGGGATATCTGCTGTGCAGCTCTCCCCAGGAGATTACAATGTATCTTTATTGTGGATGGACTACTATCTACCAAATGATTCTGGAATTTCTGGTCAATGCAATAACATGATTTCTCTCAACTTGTATTTGCGGTCACACAATGTTCACGAtatggaagagaagggaaaagaatcaATGGAAGTTGAACCTGAGACAATTCTATGAACCTTTACAAACTGGTCCTTGGCTATTCTAAACCTAACCATCTGTCACATCCCTCAACCCAAGAGCCAAATCAGCAAGGCCACCCAACATGTCACATCTGCATGCCCATCAGTTCAGTTACTACTCCATAATCACCAACAATTCATTCAGTAGCTCACAATCTTCTAGCAATAAGCAATATAACATTCAGAATATTTCAACAGAACcttaaaaatacattgaaataaaCCCTGAATTACCACAAAGAAACAATTCTTCAAAATTGCATTGCTGTAGACTGCAAGTCTCCAGAAGTTCCTTTTTGGTCAATAGCTAGACTTTAAATAGAAATTAGCCCACTGTTTACACAACTGCCAGCCCCCTAAATGCTGATATGGAGTTATCCGGTAATCAATCTAAGATCTATATTTCAGGTAATGCTACCACAGGAAATGAATAGATCATGTGGAATCAGCCCATATCCTTTATATCCACAAACTCTGGAGTGTCTGCTGCCTTCAAGAATATATCTTGGCAAGTGAGCATAGTTCCTACCTTTATTCATCACCACCCTTCCACAAGCAGAGCCGTAGGCAGTATCTCTGCAACTTCTCCTCCAGTGCTCATCATTCAACCTAatacaaaatagactttcaaaattacaatttcttcaaataaaccTCCTGTAGGCTCACCAGGGATGGTATCCCTACTTTTGAACTTACAAGTCTAGTAAACCATCCTGGTAATTATATAGCAACAGTATTCAGCATCTTATGGGCCTCGCTTTAGCATGTGTGGATAGAATAAGTCAAGCACAAACGTTGAGAATGACATCTGATGCAGATGCCTACCacaagctttattggaacaccaGGAGAGCAGAACGGAACAGCTTCAAGG
This DNA window, taken from Equus przewalskii isolate Varuska chromosome 5, EquPr2, whole genome shotgun sequence, encodes the following:
- the LOC103567665 gene encoding killer cell lectin-like receptor subfamily I member 1 encodes the protein MLKNKQNKDVANKQEVTYTELKFPMSQQKQRIPKTDQSNVVSSEEQAKFMELKFTSSHLQHERRFARKKRKVSDYLSIAWQATTGSLGVLCIILMTTVGVLLANLFFTREEQNQKIALIPSLPSKNGECSCDLCSSHWIGFGNSCYHHSSELKTWPESHAACAKLNSHLLKIDINEELIGQTLLLLCYTVTVFVWKH